Part of the Drosophila kikkawai strain 14028-0561.14 chromosome 3L, DkikHiC1v2, whole genome shotgun sequence genome is shown below.
GCCCCAAATGAGTTGAGCAAATGTTTTCGCCTGATTCGATCTAATTTTTTCGCCTCTTCTCAGAAGTGATAACGATCTGAGAATGTTCAGCGAGGGCAACGCCTACAAAACACGCCCACTACCAAGTGTATTTCGCCTGAAAGCCACCGAGAGCTTAATGAGTGGGTAATGAAGCGTAGGAAAGAATATTACACAAATACAATAtaataatgcaaatattttacaaatattttttaagccagGTAAATTTTATACTGTGtttcaaattcaaaaattaacaGAAATAAACTTATAACAAAGtttagctaaaaaaaaattagcacaAGTACATAAGTTCTATTGCGAAAGCAGGTGACAAAATGACAGCTCGCTGGATGGAATTTCACAAGCATTCCAAAGtcaaatgtattaatttcagATTCATTAGTTTTAGTCGCTGATTGCGATTTGAAGAAAAAATTCCATGCCAAGACGCGTGCCCAAGTCACGCACTACTCATCAGGCTTGGAAAGAGAGGAGGAAGTTTCTGGGGGGTTTTTTGTAGTCTCCCAAAGGGGCTGAAACTAAGCTTGAGCTGACTAAAGCTAGGCGCATGATCACAGCCGACGACGACACACGCCTGCGAAAAGTTCTTTCACCTCGCGCGGATTTTAGTTTCAATTCTCCGTTGTTCCATACTCGGGGAGCTTTTCAATGTCAGCGGATAGATAAGGGCGACGCGTTGATAAGGGGGGCGGCGAAcgaattataaacaaatttattcgCGCGTGGCAAAGAGcaagagcagcagctccaACAGGTGTAGATTCTCCACTTGAGAGGCGACGGTCCTCTCTCTTTCCTCACCTTTCATTCATATTTGCTGTCTCTTACTTTGTTTTCTAttctcacttttttttttttgctgataATACAgcagaaacatttttttatagcaTTCTATTTCCGTTCACATTTTGTTTcgattatttaataaataatttattttgttttgctaaTCTATGGATGATTTTTTGCGTTCTCCTGCAgccagttttgttttttgcaagcaacaaatttatatatacacttGTCCAGTGTCTAAGGGATCGTATTTCTTTTATTCTTGGAAGTGTTCATGCTGATAATCCCAATCAATCCAGTTATAAGCTGCCTCAAGGTCATCAGATGATAAGGACAATTTGGTAAAGGAATGCAATGCggctatatttatttactgatTAAATAATTGAACGGGGAAAAAcgtaaaaattaatgaatggATATTAGGAAGGGTTTTCTGTCAATCTAAGAAATACCTTCTGCtgttataatacaaaaaatgtacatTATTGATAAGAGATATGAactatttgcatatttttatttatttagccaACAAATAGCTTTCGTCTTTGGCCAGTAAATATGTCAATTAGTGTTTCAAATCAAATCATCAATAAACGAACCACTTTATAACCCATTCAAGCAAAGCTCTCCAGGGGACGGATGatgaaatataacaattaACTGAGTAAAGGCAATCAATGTCTGAATAATGTGCACAGTGAAATCGGCGGCATGAATAATTAAAGGCGAAGTTGTATTGATCAAGCGCAGATATGgacaaacaaattataaataatctgGCAAATCTAATAATAAACTCAATTGGCTAAAACCTATACCGAGAGTTGTCAACTTTGCCTCTCCACTATTCCGTATCCGAATCATTCCCATTCAAACATCTCCCATCACAGTCTTTGACCGTTTCGCATTCTTGAGTTTaaattgccgctgctgctgctgctgctgctgccgttgttTATGTTATTAACACAACAAACAACCACTTAGCTTCGAAAATGATTTCAAGCATTTGGGggggtttaaaaataaacatcaaagcGAGAGGGACGGCGACGGACGGAAGCGCAAGTACATAGAGTACGAGTACGAAAGCGAGCACCAgagtggccaaaaataaatattgagtTGGCTATTTTTAAACCGAAAAGCCGCGTATCCGTTCCTCAATTGCACGGACACAAATTGaagtttctatatatatacacatatgtTCCGAATCGTATCTGATCGGATCGCAATGTTAATTGGCAGCGCTCGAGCGAATCACATCGAGTCTAGACTCGAGACAAATCGTTTTAAATTAGATCTTTTGACTTCAATAGGCCCGCTTCAGGTGGAACTTTACTTTCTATTTGTTCAGGAACAAATTATCAAGGAGAAgacatttttacatttaaaattaaatggaaactaAATAAAGATCTTGTAGATTAAGTTTTGTTTTCAAAGTTAGTCAATCTTCTTTATCAGTGTCCACTTTGATGCTTTAGGGAATTGGGAATTTTAAGATCAATATGTAAGCAATATCCGTAAAACCTCTAGGATTCTATACGTAAAATCtgtcctttaaatttaatttgggtaataataatattttgtagtCCTTTTTGATCTTACTTCTGTGCAAAAGTGGCTCTGGTTGGTTTATGAGTGGGGGGTGCTGCCATCTCGGATTATTAATTATGCAGGCGAAATTACATTTCAGCGATTTACTTAGTCAATTGAGTACAATAAACATGGCCAGTAACAGTAATTGTCGCTTATGCTTGTTATTGTCGTTGGTGCATTTCGCAGTTCATAAATCACGAGCTGGCGCAAAAGTATCTGACAGATACAAATAGCGAATGGCCGTCGTTGCCGTTGGCGTAATGATGGCGGCGTTTACGTTCATTTACACTCCATCAATTGCGTAGTTTACGGCCCAAAACTTTGGgtagggggaaaaaaaaaagtaaaaaagcaCCCATCATCGCATGCATTCGTGGCTTAATCAGCAAACGGGCGAATACGCAGTTTTGGGCTTGCCTATATTTAGTACTACTCGTGGGGCAATTAGCAAATCGAATGCGTAATTCTAACGGCGCATATACCGCGATGCGGTGGCGTCTGAtgtgtaaatataattaaacatgCTTGTTTAGTGATCAGCACACAATCAGAAATATACACATGCATGTTTACATTCGACCGGCGATGCTCCTTGGGGGTGTTGTTTAGAAATGGCATTGTGTAACCTAGAACATGGTACATGGAAGCCTGTCTGAAGGGGACTTGAAGCCACAAGTAGAAATTTTAACAATCGAATTTAGTTTTAAACTAAGTCTACAAATTTGGCATGTCTAGCTCTTATAGTCTCTGAGATTTGGAGTGTacttgtgaatttgtaaattaagtaatttatttcaaataaattttaaagaattcagTTTAATTCTTAATAGTTGACCTTATAGAACATGGCGAAAGAAATAACTGTAAAATGCACATGTAAGTAAAATAtgatatcaaaataaatacatatcaaaagacatacaaaaataaaactacatttaaaaatgtactaATGATGGCTAACAATAACATATTCCCAGCTTTTCAACACAtgtatttcaataaattttcacCCCGACAACgacttttgtttacatttcccATGTGCAGGCACGCGTGCAGCAAGACGCAAAGTAGTTTCTAACGTTTCTCAACGCACTGCCATTCTCGTGTCTTGCTCTCTATATGCTCAAGTCATTAGGATGTTAATTAGTGGAAAACTAATTAAGCCAATGCTAATATTTGCCAAACACTGgcaaacttaaaaatatttgccaaaaagGTGCATTTAGAAAGTTAATATATGCTAagaaactaaattttaaacgCAATTCAATTCTCTTAATGCGCACTTTTGAGCTGGCGCCTGAAAAAAGATTAGACGAGGCAAAGCCAATAATTACCCTcaatatatagtatgtatCTCTAAGGTGGATCGCCCTGCAAaatcatatatacatatgtatgtatgtgggTCAGAGAAGCGATAAGACAGACATGTGAGTGCTCAATGAACTCACGTGAGTGCGATTTGTGAATGATTTACGACTGACACTCTCGGAATATATATCTTATGACTGTCTGGCATGGGACCCTGTTACGCGATAGCCCATCGAAGTCATTATAGCCTGCATACACCACATGTGCCACATTCCCGATACTACcatcctatatatatatatatatatacgcacAGATATGTATATGCTCAAATCGCAAATgtgcaaattcaatttgcgtGAACAGGAAGCGAACGTAAATCAAGCGGCAACGCAAAATGGTGGGAATTTGAGTCTTGCAGTGGAGCCGCCAGCCAGGAAATCTTAGCAGTTGATCAATTTTAATGGCCCGCCACTGGAATTACACTCGGGATCCCAGTCCCAGAGCCATGGGCCGCATTAGCAACTTGGCCATAACTTTacgcggcggcggcggcacctGGCAAGTGCAATTGCGACTGGAAATAAACATAAAGCCACTGAGGTCGGGGCCACACACATGGCCACAGTGGTCGAGAATCTGCCAAAGTCTCTTcaaagttttattaatttttcaccTTAATAGGTAAAAAAGATGAGTAACGCCGTACATCATCTTGCATATGACAATAcgcattttattaatatatattttataaaaaaatatccatGATCATAAGAAAATATCCACAAGTTAAGCCTTAAACCTCTTTTCATAAGCATTCTCCCAGATTTGCGTGCCACTGTGCAACGTTTGCAGTGCctgaaataaatgtttatcaGTCCAAAGCGCACAGCGATTATATTGGCAATTATATCGCCACATCGGCGCTTCGCACGTGACCAGTTTCAAGTTCAACGGAAGAAGGCAGCGCAATTGTTCGAGGAGGCACAGTTCCCGTCCCTCGAGGTGCGGTAGAAAGACACACAGCAGGCGGTGGGCTCTTCGCGCAAAGAATGCTTCCTAGTCTTATCTACGGCGCAGGTGACTGTCGTCGCGAAGGGTGGGCAGGTGAGCTGCTCACTCAACGTGGCACATGTCAAGGCCAGCAGTGGCAAGCTTATGCAGGCCAAAGTTCCATTCTCAAGTTCAAATGCAGAGGATGGATGCAAGCAGGATTATGCGGAAAGTCCGGACAAGTTACACAAGTTCTAAGCAAACTTACTACCCGCTGAGCAGTGCTGTATTGGTGTTATTAAGCCAGCGGGATggtattaaatttaaacacaaTTTTAACCTTTAAGGTAAATTTTATCAAGAAAGTTGTTTATATCAACAATATAATTtaacaataaacattttttaaattctctaaaatattattaatcacTTGATCTACATGGAAATtctgttgatatttttaacatttgcCTGATGagttttctatttatatttttcgcCTTAAGGCAGTGCTTGCTGTCTGATTGATGCGGTGCCAGAATCGATACATTTTGATGTGTATTTCATAAAATGGcattaaatggaatttaagCTGCCAAAACAATACAATAGTGAGAAGGGAATGGAGGTATGAAAGGCAGGCACACTACGTGGCGACGCCCCGCAATTCCAAATCAATTATGTTACTGAGCTCTCTttctaagaaaaaaaattggtgCCATCagttatgtttttatatctGCTAGGCTGTGATCTAACAACCAAGcctatttaaataatgtttttgaTATAGTTATGCATCTTCCAAtgatataagatttaattttagGTCGCTTAAGCGCCCAAAACCAAAAGTAAAGAaatttttactatatttattACCAAAATTATACCAcattaattaatgaatttttcttacttttttttctccaaTTAATTTTTCAGTGTACCCCAAGTGCCAAGGGCCCTAAACAAACATCAAGGGAAACTGAAGTTTCAAACACAAGTGCCGCCTGCTCGCTAGCGTCCAGCTCCAGCTTGGGCGTTGGCACCCACCTCGGATCCAGCTCCAATGCCGGCTGACATCCCAGCTCCAGGCCCGCCCTCTGCCATATCGGCGCCTGCACCGCCCTGGGCTCCAACTTGACCGCCAGCCCCTGCCGCTGCTGACATTCCGCCCTGAGCGACGCCCATGGCTTCGGGCGGCGGCCCCGGGACTTGAGCCTCGGCGATGCACTAATTGAGGAAAAATGTATGTGGGTTCAGAAGGAGTAAATCACACGGAGCATTCAAGTGGTTTCCAAAAGGTGgggaattataaaaatttgattaaatataaccaaaaagtgatttaatttgattaattttctttttgttcagAAACTACGTTAGAAATGTTACAATTTAAGGGCAACAGCAAATTACACAGCTTTCTTTAGGTTTTAACAGGATATTAATCCACCTCTATCCCTATTCcttttaaaaaccattttttatttaactacaAAAATCTCACCATTAGCACGACCAAAGTTGTCCAggataaaattgtaaatttcatAGCAAAAAGAGTACACTTTCCTGCAACGAATGCAAGTAGTAAAGAAACTATAGATAACTGTTGCAGAACCCATAGCTTTATATACCAACCGGCCTAACCATAATGTCAGCCAAATCTCGTGGGAATCGCATACCTTGTATTatccaaaacaaaaatcttGAACAGCACTCGAAAAATTGTTAACGAGCTAACtagacaacaacaaccaacaacaCACATCGTTCCGTTTCCCCTTGGGCCCGATAGCATCTGCCGTAGTCGttctattatatattattaataaattttattgttgACAATCGTTTAATTGTGCTCCCGTGCCCCGTGCATGTTTCTGGCGTGAGTctattaataaataactaaataattaacCGACGACCAGTTCAGTCCAGTCAAGCAAACAGTTGAATGATGACATTGGGGGACGCCACCACAGTACTCCGTGTTATTGTGGGAAAATTATTGAGTAATTGTGCAAAGTACAAGgtcaaataaaaatggaataaacaaaaacaaaatcgaaACGAAAAGGGGCCAACAACTAAATGTCATGGCGAATTcgcagaaaaataataataatttttttaaaaccacAAGAATATTATTTCTGGCTCCAAAAGTCTTATCTCAAAGTCACAGTAATCACTCATCTGAGTCACAATAAAAATTCGGTAGAACTACAATAGTCAGGTCCAAGAAATAGTACATGTTGAAAACTAAGTCCCGCGACTTTGAAGGGGAATTAAATGAGTCATGCAATCAGTGATTAGTGCGTGGTTCAGGCACTCAAAACCAATAGTTGCTGCTTAAAacacttaaaattaaacacaataaaataaaataaaaaaaaaatacaaatatataaaagatttCCTAGATTTCACTGATACAACGGCTTACGTCCGTCGCCAAACTCATAATTAAACAAAGCTGTGATTACTTTAAATCTGAAAATGTTAATCTATTCATTGGAACAGTAATAAACATGTTCTtggaacaaaaaatcaaatcagaacTACAATTCTGTGAATTGAATTCACAAAATTCATTTAACTCATACAAATTCTGATAGTAATTTTAGTAGCGAAATtcaaataattgatttattacTGCCGTATTCATACCAAGACCTTgtgcaaataaaaatgcaacaatgataaacaaaacaattacattacacacacgcacattcACAAACTCATATGTAATTACAAATTCAATGATTTTTAgagttaatttgtttatttgccatCCTCAtgtcattaaaatttaagcacagaaaaatagataaataaataaataaataatccgCTTGCCAATTTGCGAAATGCAACTGCATTGAGCAAAAAATTACCGCCAAAACAGCAGACCCCATACATCCCCATATATGTATAAGCCGACGCATCTCGTATATATAAACATCGTTTGTCATTGTTATTTGCTCATCTGTGGGTGGCCGCAGTAATGGGCAATATTCCCCGATTATCACGTAGCTCAAtcccaaataaaaacaaaaaaaattacacaCACTGCGGAGACGGCGTTGCTGTAgcatcattaaaaattaaatcaaaattaaatgttcatcaaatgcaataaaaacgATTGGCGCATACGATTTTTATACACTTTTTTTAGCGAATTATATTgagatatgtatatgtgtgtatttgagttttattatttattttcttcggCTTACTCTTTTTTATTCTGCGCACTTGTATCGAGGAAATCCATTTGAGGTTTGTGCATTATATGGGCTTCATAATCGTTctttatcttatttttatacgaaacaaacaatatttattgttttgttttcatttcggaATGTGTTTTTGGATGGAAACAAAgagttattatttttgttttaaaattttcctttattaatttgtaaacaacattAAAAACCACAGAACaataaacttatttaaagattaataagaaataacaTAAAGAAATTTTGGGTAATTTCACAGAAAATATAAgcgacaaaataaattaattcattggaatttatttagcttttgttattgttacttGTGCATTTTCGGGGAATAAATAGGCAACaaacttattatttttaaatagaattttcaaGAACTTGGTATTTATAGATTTCCAAACTATTGAAATAGGAATCATCCATAATCGTCGCCTACGGTGTACTGGGCACCCGCCTGTGGCGTATCATATCAGGCGTATCATGCTTATTTTGCGGTTTATTTTCTgagaaaaattgaatttaaaaaaaagtgtgaCATATTTTCTGGAGGCGCCGCCGATAAGGCGCTTCCAGACGGCGAcaggcagcaacaataacaaaacgaAAGCCAAACAATGACACCGAAAGGGAAACAACACAGCAagggcaacaaaaacaacggcGAAATTGCAAGACAACAATCCCACAGATACAGATAATACAAACTTACAGTTGTCGTAGGTATACGAGTTGCGCCGCCGCCACTTTGGCATTCAAAGCATCGTCGTCGCCGATGGATTGTCCATTGAAATTGTAAGTCCCCGCCAAGTATTTGCCTTCGGATGTGAACGGGCTGACAGGAGAGGAGCGTCGCGTCTCGGCAACAGAATCTTCgatgtaaataattaaatcgaATTCGAAGTAAAACGCAAATACTGACTAATAAAGGCGATCGATATTTGGTGCaaacctaaaaataaataaaatttataaatctcATTGAAAgcctaataaataattttaatttaatttaataattcacttacctttattgtatttttaaggcaactttgtttttgctttgcttGGGTTAAACTGGAAGCTTAATTTGcggatttttcctttttcttctGCGTAGGATGACGGCAATCGATACTTTATGAATTGTACCCTGCTCTCAGAATGTTTCGTCCACGTTCATCCTGGCGGATAATAAAGTTGTTGCCGACGCCCGGCCCTTTGAAAATTGGCTTGTGGGCGCCCACTAATTGCCGCTGCCAAAAGAGCGGGGGGggagagagcggcagcggtTGTGTTTATAAAGCGTGAAATGAAATTATCATCGCACACATTCAATTATGCTGTAATGAAGTGCGGCTGCAATCTCGCCGCCAAAGGAGTACCAGCAACAGCTGTCCGGGGTCACTTCAGCTTCAGTGTCGCAGGTCACTCACTTGTCTTGCTTATTAGCCAAAGAAAGGGGGCAACGAACCCAATGTGCCGCAGGCGGAATCGAAACACACACCAAATACGCGTAAATCCTTTGATGAAGTATCATATACCCCGCAATTAGTTCGTACCTTCATAAACACACATTTCACTACATTTTGGCCTATTTAACTTAGGGATTACACCTAAAAACACTGATGGAAAGCGAGGTAGAGAGAGCAATGACCTGAATATCGGTCACAGGGATCCCCTGCTGATGCAACATCTCCGTGAGCAGAGCAggtcattaaattaaaataaataaaaacatacataATAAAGTGCAATTAGTTGCAATataaagcaataaaaacaagaaaggaaactaacttcgggagcccgaaatttgtatacccttgctgtTTGCCATAGGATCGGTCATTCAATCAAAaatctatcataactaagccaaaaaagtatcaaattcaattctgaaagcttttctgtgctagttttttctagggtaacgaaactgcatactaaatttcacattttaagaaattgaaatttttgccaatttcttctttgacaattgaaccattttagaggtttacgccgatggttaaaggcatcggcggcggcgtagaggtcaaaatgactcggcggcggcggcgtagtagtcagaaagaaccggcggcggcggcgcgtcaaataaggcaaaaaggccattttaatgagttatttttttttttttaagttttataaagaacaatgacactgaaggccgcgctgaagctgcgccgatgccgcaccagcggcgcgccgcggcgcgccgttattttcataatttggcggcggcgcgtcaaataaggcaaaaatcggcggcggcggcggcgtggcgcggcggcgtatatgtctaaaccattttaagacctcaaaaataaaaataaaaattaaaaaatttgttttctgctaaacatagctagatcgactcagctttttgtgctgatcaagaatatatatgatttatagggtcggaaatgactccttcgctgactaaaatcataaaacccctcaggaaggtctaaaatattcacactctttaaattaatatttgtatatattttaaatggcaattttttgtataaaaaatatcataactaagccaaaaaagcatcaaattcaattctgaaagcttttctgtgctagttttttctagggtatcgaaactgcatactaaatttcacattttaagaaattgaattttttgccaatttcttctttgacaattgaaccattttaagacctcaaaaataaaaataaaaattaaaaaatttgttttctgctaaacatagctagatcgactcagctttttgtgctgatcaagaatatatatgatttatagggtcggaaatgactccttcgctgactaaaatcataaaacaccTTAGGAAGgtctaaaatattcacactctttaaattaatatttttatatattttaaatggtatttttttgtatacaaaatatcatatctgagccaaaaaagcatcaaattcaattctaAAAGCTTCtttgtgctagttttttctagggtatcaaaactgcatactaaatttcacattttaagaaattgaaatttttgccaatttcttcTTTGACAATTGAGTCATTTTAagacctcaaaaataaaaaaaaaaaattttaaaaaaatttttctgctaaaacatggctagatcgactcggctttttgtgctgatcaagaatatatatgatttatagggtcggaaatgactccttcgctgactaaaatcataaaacccctcaggaaggtctaaaatattcacactctttaaattaatatttgtatatattttaaatggcaattttttgtataaaaaatatcataactaagccaaaaaagcatcaaattcaattctgaaagcttttctgtgctagttttttctagggtatcgaaactgcatactaaatttcacattttaagaaattgaattttttgccaatttcttctttgacaattgaaccattttaagacctcaaaaataaaaaaaaaaattttttttaaatttttctgcTAAAcatagctagatcgactcagctttttgtgctgatcaagaatatatatgattta
Proteins encoded:
- the LOC108078496 gene encoding uncharacterized protein; the protein is MKFTILSWTTLVVLMCIAEAQVPGPPPEAMGVAQGGMSAAAGAGGQVGAQGGAGADMAEGGPGAGMSAGIGAGSEVGANAQAGAGR